In Dyadobacter sp. NIV53, a single window of DNA contains:
- a CDS encoding IS3 family transposase (programmed frameshift): MSGERRVFDKEFKLMSVELSNSRTDLAALAKELDVPPAMLYRWRREFSAKQNGSFPGNGKVILSETEQELARLRKELRDTQLERDILKKAGRHFLQERWQIFGFIKDHRKIFPIEKMCMVFKVSRSRFYTWLSNKLSDTAIENQTLIDKIIVIHGDSKQTYGSPRVTQELYKLGVKVSRPRVARLMKKAKIRSIVKRKFRVTTDSEHTYPVVANKLNRQFKVEKIATAWVSDITYIKTTQGWLYLTIVLDLADRRVIGWALSSTMKAIDTVIPAWKMALKNRSVTCELIFHSDRGIQYACNEFKSLLDKSPLVIRSMSRKGNCWDNAVAESFFKTLKAECVYQNTFINKHQAAIIVFEYIETWYNRKRLHSALGYMSPKEFEELLNMQKIAA; this comes from the exons ATGTCTGGAGAAAGAAGAGTATTTGACAAGGAGTTCAAACTGATGAGCGTTGAACTAAGCAATAGCCGCACAGACCTTGCTGCACTGGCAAAAGAATTGGATGTTCCACCTGCTATGCTATACCGCTGGCGTAGAGAGTTTTCTGCGAAACAAAACGGTAGTTTTCCTGGCAACGGAAAGGTGATTTTAAGTGAAACGGAACAGGAATTGGCCCGGCTAAGGAAAGAACTCCGCGACACACAACTTGAACGAGATATCTTAAAAAAGGCTG GTAGGCATTTTCTCCAGGAGCGATGGCAAATATTCGGGTTCATAAAGGATCACCGGAAAATATTTCCCATTGAGAAAATGTGCATGGTTTTTAAGGTAAGCAGAAGCAGGTTTTATACTTGGCTGAGCAATAAACTATCGGATACAGCTATTGAAAATCAGACCCTTATCGATAAAATAATTGTTATTCATGGGGATAGTAAACAAACGTACGGAAGCCCCAGGGTCACTCAGGAATTGTACAAACTGGGGGTGAAAGTGTCCCGTCCAAGGGTCGCCAGACTGATGAAGAAAGCAAAAATAAGAAGTATTGTCAAGAGAAAATTCCGTGTCACAACAGATTCTGAACATACATATCCGGTTGTAGCAAATAAGCTTAACAGGCAATTTAAAGTAGAAAAAATAGCTACTGCGTGGGTGTCTGACATCACATACATTAAAACGACGCAAGGTTGGCTATATCTCACCATAGTACTGGATTTAGCTGACAGGAGAGTAATTGGATGGGCGCTTAGTTCAACAATGAAAGCTATTGATACTGTGATACCTGCGTGGAAAATGGCTCTGAAAAATAGAAGCGTAACCTGTGAATTAATTTTCCATTCGGATAGGGGAATTCAATACGCCTGCAACGAATTTAAAAGTTTGCTGGACAAAAGCCCACTGGTAATAAGAAGCATGAGCAGAAAAGGAAATTGTTGGGATAATGCGGTTGCTGAAAGTTTTTTTAAGACCTTAAAAGCAGAATGTGTTTACCAAAATACTTTTATTAATAAACACCAGGCAGCAATAATTGTATTTGAATATATTGAAACCTGGTATAATAGAAAGAGGCTTCATTCTGCCCTCGGGTACATGTCACCAAAAGAATTTGAAGAACTTTTAAATATGCAGAAAATTGCGGCTTAA
- a CDS encoding NIPSNAP family protein, with protein sequence MITCFLKYKIDPAKLKEFEHYGKLWIDIVNEMGGLHHGYLLPHEGENDVAYASFSFNSLAEYEVYRNKIPLSPKCLEAIDYFDKTHCYFSYNRSFLKPLFEGVTDQAKLFY encoded by the coding sequence ATGATCACTTGTTTTTTAAAATACAAAATCGACCCTGCCAAACTAAAAGAATTTGAACATTATGGAAAACTGTGGATTGACATAGTAAATGAAATGGGCGGTCTGCATCATGGATATTTATTGCCGCATGAAGGTGAAAACGACGTAGCGTATGCCTCCTTTTCATTCAATTCACTCGCAGAATATGAAGTATATCGAAACAAAATACCACTTTCACCAAAATGCCTGGAAGCAATAGATTATTTTGATAAAACGCATTGTTATTTCAGCTACAATAGAAGCTTTTTAAAACCGCTTTTCGAGGGAGTAACTGACCAGGCAAAATTATTTTATTGA
- a CDS encoding metallophosphoesterase translates to MRIALLSDIHANLPAFEAVLEDLEKQKPDAVYCLGDLVGYNVWPNQVIGLIRKHGIATIAGNHDLKVSKILPSEGECSKEQSSEYAYKLVGSKERDYLLTLPRHLKLEFQLNDDHLNMLLVHGSPRSINEYLLEELPKQYMLDLVKEFNADILCFGHSHKPYHRIINSGKDGSNHYHHLINTGSVGKPKDGDSRACYVMLTISQSATVTSPDGILELQQ, encoded by the coding sequence ATGAGAATAGCATTACTATCTGATATCCATGCCAATCTTCCTGCTTTTGAAGCAGTCCTTGAAGATCTGGAAAAACAAAAACCGGATGCGGTTTACTGCCTGGGTGATCTGGTTGGCTATAACGTCTGGCCAAACCAGGTAATTGGTTTGATCCGCAAACATGGAATTGCCACCATTGCGGGAAACCATGACCTGAAAGTCTCTAAAATACTTCCATCAGAAGGTGAATGCAGCAAAGAGCAAAGCAGTGAGTATGCTTATAAGCTTGTTGGCTCTAAGGAGCGGGATTATCTTTTGACACTTCCCAGGCATTTGAAACTTGAATTTCAGCTCAATGATGATCATTTAAATATGCTTTTGGTACATGGCAGTCCCCGCAGTATCAACGAATATCTTTTGGAAGAGCTGCCTAAGCAATATATGCTGGATTTGGTTAAAGAATTTAATGCTGATATCCTGTGCTTTGGTCATTCACACAAGCCTTACCACCGGATCATTAATTCCGGAAAAGACGGTAGTAACCATTATCATCACCTGATCAATACCGGCTCCGTTGGAAAACCCAAAGATGGTGATTCAAGGGCCTGTTATGTGATGCTTACTATAAGCCAGTCAGCTACTGTTACCAGTCCGGATGGGATACTGGAATTGCAACAATAA
- a CDS encoding AraC family transcriptional regulator, giving the protein MKKILNTSRSISEIAYDLGFKYPHHFTRVFKKSTGVTPVDYRSLN; this is encoded by the coding sequence GTGAAAAAGATTCTGAACACCAGCAGATCAATCAGTGAAATTGCCTATGATCTGGGTTTTAAATATCCGCATCACTTTACACGAGTGTTTAAAAAAAGTACTGGTGTGACACCGGTTGATTATCGGTCGCTGAATTAA
- a CDS encoding SDR family oxidoreductase produces MTKTIFITGASAGIGKATAKLFAAKGWKVIATMRKPENETELNQLDNVILLPLDVTNVKQIIDTTEKALAMGNIDVVFNNAGYSVLGPLEATTDEQIVGQMETNFLGTVRVTKAFIPNFRAKKSGLFINTTSSAGLMAFPVSSMYDASKWALEGWAESLSFELAQFGIGIKNIEPGLVSTDMTERSVFPSHPAYEVLAGKFFAALSGPEIKMSTPEQIAEVVYEAATDGKNTLRYVCGEDAKALYAQRLAAGDEGFRQGIKQMMLGE; encoded by the coding sequence ATGACAAAGACAATTTTTATCACCGGTGCCTCAGCAGGTATTGGTAAGGCCACAGCCAAACTATTTGCCGCAAAAGGGTGGAAAGTTATCGCTACCATGCGTAAGCCTGAAAATGAAACAGAACTGAATCAGCTCGATAATGTTATACTGCTGCCATTGGATGTAACAAATGTGAAGCAAATCATTGATACCACTGAAAAAGCTTTGGCCATGGGCAATATCGATGTGGTATTCAACAATGCAGGATATAGCGTACTGGGACCATTGGAAGCCACAACCGACGAACAAATTGTGGGTCAAATGGAAACTAATTTCCTGGGTACAGTGCGTGTCACCAAAGCTTTTATTCCAAATTTCAGGGCTAAGAAATCAGGATTGTTTATCAACACAACTTCCTCGGCCGGGCTCATGGCCTTTCCGGTCAGTTCGATGTACGATGCCAGTAAGTGGGCATTGGAAGGCTGGGCTGAAAGCTTGTCATTTGAATTAGCCCAGTTTGGCATCGGTATCAAAAATATTGAGCCAGGTTTGGTTTCTACGGATATGACAGAAAGATCGGTGTTTCCTTCCCATCCGGCATATGAAGTTCTGGCAGGAAAGTTTTTCGCTGCATTGAGCGGACCCGAAATTAAAATGTCCACTCCGGAACAAATTGCAGAGGTTGTGTACGAAGCCGCTACCGATGGCAAAAATACCTTACGGTATGTCTGTGGTGAAGACGCAAAAGCATTGTATGCACAGCGCCTTGCAGCAGGCGATGAAGGATTTAGACAAGGCATTAAACAAATGATGCTGGGAGAATAA
- a CDS encoding type VI secretion system tube protein Hcp — MKKVCLLLFCACYLSFTSRVTGQGLFLKAGELTAGASQNDTYQDYAEIHSFQFGTMIDVNITGGTGSGVGKPSATKVVVTKSVDVSSSKLLQKQLMGQIIPEIEIISTNFNGTIVHKIQLKDVYISDVATSGAACSGGCPASETLSLVYTAIKITTYTMNPNGSVTPDTPVMFNFRTITQTY; from the coding sequence ATGAAAAAAGTCTGCTTGCTTTTATTTTGTGCCTGTTATCTTTCTTTTACGTCCCGGGTTACCGGCCAGGGCCTTTTTCTTAAAGCTGGTGAGCTGACGGCCGGGGCAAGCCAGAATGATACTTACCAGGATTATGCTGAAATACACAGCTTTCAGTTTGGGACAATGATAGATGTAAATATTACCGGCGGAACCGGATCCGGGGTGGGCAAACCCAGTGCAACCAAGGTCGTTGTGACCAAATCAGTTGATGTAAGTTCAAGTAAATTATTGCAAAAACAATTGATGGGCCAGATCATACCAGAGATTGAAATTATATCCACTAATTTCAATGGTACCATCGTTCATAAAATACAGTTAAAAGATGTTTATATCTCCGATGTTGCCACCAGTGGAGCTGCCTGTTCAGGAGGATGCCCGGCATCTGAAACCCTTAGTCTGGTCTATACTGCCATTAAAATAACGACATATACCATGAATCCAAATGGTAGCGTCACACCCGACACGCCTGTTATGTTTAATTTCCGCACCATAACACAAACCTATTAA
- a CDS encoding LytTR family DNA-binding domain-containing protein: MIKAIALDDERPALDIIEAFCSRLESINLAKTFIRTGEARLYMDDNPVDLIFLDINMPRESGLEFSRSIAQQTLVIFTTAYSEFAVESYEVQAVDYLLKPFTFQRFELAVQRAQKQLQALRKNPVSNQNEETAHIFLRVDYGLVKITLADILFIEGLDNYLKIHLRESRPLVVRLTIKAMLEKLPELNFVRVHRSYIVAIDKIQGVRNKMIHVGEEEIPVGSSYEKDFFSRFLK, encoded by the coding sequence ATGATAAAAGCCATTGCTCTGGATGACGAGCGTCCCGCTTTGGATATCATAGAGGCATTTTGCAGCCGTCTTGAATCCATCAATCTGGCAAAAACATTCATCCGCACCGGCGAAGCGCGGCTATATATGGACGACAATCCTGTCGATCTTATTTTTCTGGATATCAATATGCCGAGGGAATCCGGATTGGAATTTTCCAGGAGCATTGCCCAGCAAACACTTGTTATTTTCACGACGGCTTACAGCGAATTTGCTGTCGAGAGTTATGAGGTTCAGGCGGTGGACTATTTGCTGAAACCGTTTACTTTTCAACGATTTGAACTGGCCGTACAAAGAGCCCAAAAACAGTTACAAGCATTGCGTAAAAATCCGGTAAGCAACCAGAATGAGGAAACCGCACATATTTTTCTACGTGTTGATTACGGTTTGGTAAAAATTACACTTGCCGACATTCTTTTTATTGAAGGGCTTGACAATTATCTTAAAATCCATTTGCGGGAATCCCGTCCGCTGGTGGTCAGGCTTACAATAAAAGCCATGCTGGAAAAATTGCCTGAATTGAATTTCGTCCGTGTTCACCGGTCCTATATTGTTGCCATTGATAAAATTCAAGGCGTCAGGAATAAGATGATCCATGTCGGAGAAGAAGAAATTCCGGTCGGCAGCAGTTACGAAAAGGACTTTTTTAGTCGGTTTCTCAAATAA
- a CDS encoding helix-turn-helix domain-containing protein, producing the protein MLFDTNTCDPEQSRQRTLALRDAIELLSGKWKFCILLNLYQYKIMRFKDLQETSIGITPKVLSKELQELEENLLITRTVNNTKPVTVSYALTDHAIETQPVINALIEFGLKHRKKIKDE; encoded by the coding sequence ATGCTTTTTGATACGAATACCTGTGACCCTGAGCAATCCAGGCAAAGAACACTGGCATTAAGGGATGCTATCGAGTTATTGAGCGGGAAGTGGAAATTTTGTATTCTGCTTAATCTGTATCAGTATAAGATCATGCGTTTTAAGGACTTGCAGGAAACATCAATAGGTATAACCCCTAAGGTGCTTTCAAAAGAATTACAGGAACTGGAAGAAAATCTGCTGATCACACGAACAGTTAATAATACTAAACCCGTAACGGTTTCTTATGCACTGACTGACCACGCCATTGAAACCCAGCCAGTAATCAATGCTTTGATCGAATTTGGATTAAAGCACAGGAAAAAAATTAAAGACGAATGA
- a CDS encoding putative quinol monooxygenase yields MKANHGILTSFIICILMVATGSVKTFAQDQRKVRMAKLEIHSADLKAYKEALAEHAKTAVKVEPGVLALQAVQDKTHPELFTVFEVYASEEAYQFHLKTPHFLKYKTGTLKMVKSLELIEVEPVALEIKPELIKH; encoded by the coding sequence ATGAAAGCAAACCATGGAATTCTTACATCATTCATTATCTGCATACTTATGGTAGCCACAGGTTCTGTTAAAACTTTTGCGCAAGATCAAAGAAAGGTCCGCATGGCAAAACTTGAAATCCATTCCGCCGATCTGAAAGCCTACAAGGAGGCACTTGCTGAACACGCAAAAACGGCGGTTAAAGTAGAACCGGGTGTTCTCGCTCTGCAAGCTGTACAGGATAAGACTCATCCCGAACTTTTCACAGTTTTTGAAGTGTATGCCAGTGAAGAAGCGTATCAGTTTCATCTGAAAACACCGCACTTTCTGAAATACAAAACGGGCACACTGAAAATGGTTAAATCGCTGGAATTGATCGAAGTGGAGCCGGTTGCACTGGAAATTAAACCGGAATTGATAAAGCATTAA
- a CDS encoding SDR family oxidoreductase: MADQMIAGGQKDALDQMLTQVSVGRLGRPEGIASTVIFLCNYAASMVVGHNLDGGLTI; encoded by the coding sequence ATGGCAGACCAGATGATAGCAGGCGGACAGAAAGATGCCTTGGATCAAATGCTGACGCAGGTATCTGTGGGTCGTTTAGGACGACCGGAAGGGATTGCAAGCACTGTAATTTTTCTTTGCAATTATGCGGCGAGTATGGTAGTGGGCCATAATCTGGATGGTGGCCTTACTATTTAG
- a CDS encoding RHS repeat domain-containing protein, which yields MALKYEGPFNYRISGSTNVLDRVQLSEGQAVYRNGLIKIEYYLKDYQGNSKTAFDETGTIVQKTDYYPFSQEIPKDVGVPLNARNGINCYNFLGKETQVASVYIDLQARFYDPLTGRFTSVDPVTKSQEQLSIYQYGWNNPIRYSDPNGDCPICDDFKKLFNATNNYLTKNVSGYVKSSVEVTAGQRVALKIGEGVGGDMNAASVRLVKAEASYDTGLATFKWTLS from the coding sequence GTGGCTTTGAAATATGAAGGGCCCTTTAATTACCGGATCTCAGGGTCAACAAATGTACTGGACCGGGTACAGCTCTCAGAAGGACAAGCTGTTTATCGGAACGGATTGATTAAAATTGAGTATTATCTAAAGGATTATCAAGGCAACAGCAAGACAGCATTTGATGAAACAGGGACAATTGTTCAGAAAACGGATTATTATCCCTTTAGCCAGGAAATACCCAAAGATGTGGGCGTCCCCCTGAATGCAAGAAACGGAATTAACTGTTACAACTTCCTGGGAAAAGAAACACAGGTTGCCAGCGTGTATATTGATCTGCAGGCTAGGTTTTATGATCCATTGACCGGAAGGTTCACCAGTGTTGACCCTGTCACAAAAAGCCAGGAGCAATTAAGCATTTATCAGTATGGCTGGAATAATCCGATTAGATATTCTGATCCAAACGGGGATTGCCCTATCTGTGATGACTTCAAAAAGCTATTTAACGCGACAAACAACTACTTGACGAAAAATGTAAGCGGATACGTGAAAAGTAGCGTTGAAGTTACAGCTGGACAAAGAGTGGCTTTAAAAATTGGTGAAGGAGTAGGCGGAGATATGAATGCTGCTTCTGTACGATTGGTAAAAGCAGAAGCTTCATATGATACTGGACTTGCTACCTTTAAGTGGACATTGAGTTAA
- a CDS encoding amidohydrolase: MNRRKFLALSAGVSVAVGFPEVNTGLNVTIPIIDTHIHLFDTNRSQGIPWPEKGDKILYKPALPERYRNIAGRTGIVGAIVVEASPWLEDNQWVLDIAEKDKIIVGVIGNLEPGKHDFGKQLGRFQKNPLFRGIRYGNLWGHDISSQLANPGFISDLKSLAQNGLILDTANPNPALLSAIVKLTDLVPDLKVVIDHLPQMAIPEDKIIRMSYEADLRELGQRPKVFVKISEVLRRVNGQIPTELGFYRERLDELYTIFGEDRLMYGSDWPNSDQWLPFEDGLNLVRSYFLEKGQAATEKYFWKNSVAAYNWQKRDGTQPKTY; encoded by the coding sequence ATGAACCGGAGAAAATTTCTTGCTTTATCCGCCGGCGTTTCCGTTGCTGTTGGTTTTCCAGAAGTAAATACTGGACTAAATGTGACAATACCAATCATTGATACACACATACATCTGTTCGATACGAATCGTTCTCAGGGCATACCCTGGCCGGAGAAAGGTGATAAAATTCTTTATAAACCGGCTCTTCCTGAACGTTACCGCAATATTGCCGGACGGACTGGAATCGTTGGTGCTATTGTCGTAGAAGCCAGTCCTTGGCTGGAAGACAACCAATGGGTTCTTGACATTGCAGAAAAAGATAAAATTATTGTCGGTGTCATAGGTAATCTTGAACCGGGAAAACACGACTTCGGGAAACAGCTTGGTCGTTTTCAGAAAAATCCACTTTTTCGTGGTATCCGTTATGGGAACTTATGGGGACACGATATTTCAAGCCAGCTGGCAAATCCTGGTTTCATCTCAGATCTTAAATCCTTGGCGCAGAATGGATTGATATTGGATACTGCAAATCCAAATCCTGCGCTGCTGTCCGCAATTGTGAAGCTCACAGATCTGGTTCCTGATTTAAAGGTTGTAATAGATCATTTGCCACAGATGGCCATTCCTGAGGATAAAATCATTCGAATGTCCTATGAAGCTGACCTGCGGGAGCTCGGCCAGAGGCCAAAAGTGTTTGTGAAAATTTCTGAGGTTTTACGCAGGGTGAACGGCCAGATACCAACGGAATTAGGTTTTTATCGCGAGCGCCTGGATGAACTTTACACAATCTTTGGTGAAGACAGGCTGATGTATGGAAGTGATTGGCCGAACAGTGACCAATGGCTGCCTTTTGAAGATGGACTAAACCTGGTACGCAGCTACTTCTTGGAAAAGGGCCAGGCTGCTACGGAAAAATACTTCTGGAAAAATTCCGTAGCCGCATATAACTGGCAAAAACGTGATGGTACACAACCAAAAACGTATTGA
- a CDS encoding class I SAM-dependent methyltransferase, whose protein sequence is MNNSSDTASPDFETPNIDAQKMDAFLGKVVTDFGAAFSAPLCYIGDRLGLYKAMAFAGPLSYEELAQKTQTDARYVREWLINQAAGGYVDYDPPTKKYTLPDEHAVALTVEDSPYYVVGGFQIVNAMNKADERIIEGFHTGKGMLWGEHHHNLFQGTERFFKPSYIGNLIQSWLPAVEGAVEKLQEGAKVADIGTGHGISTLIMAQEFPKSRFFGFDNHQPSIERANQIAKEQGVEDRVEFMVASAQGISRRAIRSDHLF, encoded by the coding sequence ATGAACAACTCATCTGATACAGCTTCACCCGATTTTGAAACGCCCAACATTGATGCTCAGAAAATGGATGCTTTTCTGGGAAAGGTAGTAACCGACTTTGGAGCTGCCTTCAGCGCACCTCTGTGTTACATTGGCGACAGGCTGGGTTTGTATAAAGCCATGGCTTTTGCCGGCCCGCTATCTTATGAAGAACTTGCCCAAAAAACCCAAACTGATGCGCGTTACGTGCGGGAGTGGCTAATTAACCAGGCAGCCGGTGGGTACGTAGACTATGATCCGCCGACTAAAAAATATACTTTGCCCGATGAGCACGCCGTCGCCCTGACCGTAGAGGACAGCCCGTATTATGTTGTAGGAGGTTTTCAGATTGTGAACGCGATGAACAAAGCCGATGAGCGGATCATAGAAGGTTTTCATACCGGAAAAGGAATGTTATGGGGAGAACACCACCACAATCTGTTTCAGGGAACGGAACGTTTCTTTAAACCCAGTTACATTGGAAACCTGATACAGAGCTGGCTGCCGGCCGTGGAAGGAGCCGTAGAAAAACTTCAGGAAGGAGCAAAAGTAGCCGATATTGGTACAGGCCATGGCATTTCTACGCTCATTATGGCGCAGGAATTTCCCAAATCCCGCTTCTTTGGTTTTGATAATCATCAGCCCTCTATTGAGCGGGCGAATCAGATCGCCAAAGAGCAAGGCGTAGAAGACCGTGTAGAATTTATGGTAGCCAGTGCGCAAGGAATTTCCAGGCGAGCAATACGATCTGATCACTTATTTTGA
- a CDS encoding T9SS type A sorting domain-containing protein, producing the protein MRYFFSLFALLVVATYSWAQTPFYQSPAKEAADQLVAKTQPEYYVRLQAGRFAADPCGPDLCKSNPLPVTLKSFSGERLDITKVILFWETSSEKSFDRFEVQRTLRPQYGFETVSTMKGAGTSAVTHKYQLTDVNENTGYTYYRLKQIDLDGSFEYSSIIAIKGAVVPLSVNAFPNPGQSKNITFKTTGLSVNDQLAVMVYDVRGRVIYTNENFAVTSDKQVFKLKLPLMPTGKYIVKMKGKNQVATASFVIIP; encoded by the coding sequence ATGAGATATTTTTTCTCTTTGTTTGCTTTGTTGGTAGTGGCTACTTATTCGTGGGCGCAAACTCCTTTTTACCAGTCACCTGCCAAAGAAGCTGCTGATCAGCTGGTTGCCAAAACCCAGCCAGAATATTATGTCAGACTGCAGGCAGGCCGTTTCGCGGCAGATCCTTGCGGGCCAGATTTATGTAAATCTAACCCGTTACCTGTTACTTTAAAAAGCTTTTCCGGTGAACGTTTGGATATCACGAAGGTGATTTTGTTTTGGGAAACAAGTTCTGAAAAAAGTTTTGACCGCTTTGAGGTACAACGAACGCTCAGGCCACAATATGGCTTTGAAACAGTTTCTACCATGAAAGGGGCGGGGACTTCTGCTGTCACGCACAAATATCAGCTAACGGATGTCAATGAAAACACGGGTTATACCTATTATCGATTAAAACAAATTGACCTGGACGGAAGCTTCGAATATAGTTCGATTATTGCCATTAAAGGAGCGGTAGTGCCACTGTCAGTTAATGCATTTCCAAATCCCGGGCAAAGCAAAAATATTACATTCAAGACAACCGGCCTGAGTGTAAATGATCAGCTTGCAGTAATGGTTTATGATGTCCGGGGCCGTGTGATTTACACAAATGAGAATTTTGCGGTCACTTCGGATAAGCAGGTTTTTAAATTAAAACTGCCGCTAATGCCAACAGGTAAATACATTGTAAAAATGAAGGGCAAAAACCAGGTTGCTACCGCTTCTTTTGTTATCATTCCATAG
- a CDS encoding branched-chain amino acid aminotransferase: protein MTADTLQIEIRQTEVSRLKEIDFNNLGFGRNMADHMFIADYSDGHWQNSRIVPYGELSLSPATAALHYGQTIFEGMKAYKSPQGDTLLFRPTDNWKRFNKSAERMCMPAIPEEIFMGGLTELVRLDSAWVPSQEGSALYIRPYMFAADAYVGVKPSDTYTFIIFTGPVGSYFAKPPRVKIETHFIRAAEGGVGGAKCGGNYAGSLYPAKLAQQEGYDQLIWTDAREHAYIEESGAMNVMFVMDGKLVTPFVSDTTLDGITRKTIVAIAHHWGIPVEERRISVKEIIDALKEGRLESAFGAGTAAVVSHIATIGYEGADYTLPEVAEDSFAKNVKDYLNQIYTGKTEDIFGWTLKV, encoded by the coding sequence ATGACTGCCGACACATTACAAATAGAAATCAGGCAAACGGAGGTATCACGTTTGAAAGAAATTGATTTCAACAATCTTGGTTTTGGCCGCAACATGGCCGACCACATGTTTATTGCCGATTATTCTGACGGTCATTGGCAAAATTCACGCATCGTCCCTTATGGTGAGCTTTCGCTAAGCCCGGCAACAGCTGCTTTGCATTACGGACAGACGATTTTTGAAGGAATGAAAGCCTACAAAAGCCCGCAAGGCGACACGCTGCTTTTCCGACCGACAGATAACTGGAAAAGGTTTAACAAATCAGCAGAACGTATGTGTATGCCGGCAATCCCTGAGGAAATTTTTATGGGTGGTTTAACCGAACTGGTTCGCCTGGATTCTGCATGGGTGCCGTCACAGGAAGGAAGTGCGCTTTATATCCGTCCCTATATGTTCGCGGCGGATGCTTATGTCGGAGTAAAACCGTCCGATACATATACCTTTATCATCTTTACAGGCCCGGTTGGCTCGTATTTCGCGAAACCTCCAAGAGTGAAAATCGAAACACACTTTATCCGGGCAGCAGAAGGTGGCGTGGGTGGTGCAAAATGTGGTGGTAATTATGCAGGCTCATTGTATCCCGCCAAACTTGCGCAACAGGAGGGTTACGACCAGCTGATCTGGACAGATGCACGGGAACATGCTTACATTGAGGAATCGGGGGCAATGAATGTGATGTTTGTAATGGACGGAAAACTTGTAACACCTTTCGTATCAGATACTACACTGGATGGAATTACACGTAAAACGATTGTTGCCATTGCACATCACTGGGGAATTCCGGTTGAAGAACGCAGGATTTCAGTAAAAGAAATCATTGACGCCCTGAAAGAAGGACGTTTGGAATCTGCCTTTGGTGCCGGAACAGCGGCGGTAGTTTCGCACATTGCTACGATTGGATACGAAGGTGCGGATTACACACTTCCCGAAGTGGCAGAAGATTCGTTTGCTAAAAATGTAAAGGATTATCTGAATCAAATCTACACCGGAAAAACAGAAGACATTTTTGGCTGGACGCTGAAAGTGTAA
- a CDS encoding sensor histidine kinase: MNSIYALAIRNDPHTPDTIVQLSEFLRYIIRDANRELVPLTTELNYISNYIGLQKARLRDAVQVDFRLDGEAKGLTIAPLILFSFIENAFKYGVNPEEDSRIEIHLALNNDRLQLHVYNHKVQVNHMEESTGIGLKNTKERLRLIYPNTHELTIDDTEKDFRINLFLTLT; this comes from the coding sequence CTGAACAGCATTTACGCCCTGGCTATCCGGAACGATCCGCATACTCCCGATACCATCGTGCAGCTTTCAGAATTTCTCAGATATATTATCCGTGATGCCAACCGCGAGCTCGTTCCGTTGACGACCGAATTAAATTATATTAGTAATTACATCGGGCTGCAAAAAGCGCGGCTACGGGATGCGGTGCAGGTGGATTTTCGGTTGGATGGCGAGGCAAAAGGACTGACAATTGCGCCGCTGATCCTGTTTTCGTTCATCGAAAATGCGTTCAAATATGGTGTGAACCCGGAGGAAGATTCACGCATCGAAATTCACCTGGCTCTAAATAACGACCGCTTGCAATTACACGTTTACAATCATAAAGTTCAGGTAAACCACATGGAGGAATCCACTGGCATTGGCCTGAAAAATACAAAAGAACGGCTCCGGCTCATTTATCCCAACACGCATGAGCTGACGATCGATGATACTGAAAAGGATTTTCGCATTAACCTGTTTCTAACTCTGACATGA